The Inediibacterium massiliense genome includes the window CTACTGAATTATATATAAAATCATTGAAAAAGAATAGAAAATCATATATTTTTAAAAGAGGTATATAAAAATAGATTTAGGAGTGAAAGAAATGAAAATTTATTCTTGGAATGTAAATGGAATAAGGGCTGTTCAAAAAAAAGGATTTGTAGAGTGGGTGCAAAGTGAAGAGCCTGATATTTTATGTATACAAGAAACGAAAGCAAATGTTGAGCAATTAGAGGACACACTTATTCATATTAAAGGATATTATTCATATTTTCATAGTGCCAAAAGAAAAGGATATAGTGGAGTAGCTGTTTATACAAAAGAAAAACCTAAATTTGTACATGAGAAAATAGGAATTGATAAATTTGATGAAGAAGGAAGAATTCTTATTTTAGAATATGAGTGTTTTACACTTCTTAATATTTATTTTCCAAATGGACAAAAAGATGATGAAAGACTTTCTTACAAATTAGAGTTTTATGATTTTATTTTAGAGTATTGTGAGAAACTAAAAAAACAAGGGAAAAAGTTAGTCATTTGTGGAGATTATAATACAGCACATAAAGACATAGATTTAAAAAATCCAAAAGCTAATGAAGATCGATCAGGATTTTTACCTATTGAAAGAGCATGGATTGATAAATTTATCTCTTATGGATACATAGATACTTTTAGATATATTTATCCAGAGACAATAAAATATTCTTGGTGGAGTTATAGATTTAACGCACGAAAAAATAATGCTGGATGGAGAATCGATTATCATTTTGTATCAGATAATTTGATCAATAAAGTAAAAGATGCACAAATTCTAAATGAGGTAGAAGGATCAGACCATTGTCCTGTAACAATTGATTTAGATCTATAAATGAAAAAAGGAGCGTTATGGATGAAAACATTTTCAAATTATACATTAAAAGATTTTATCATTAATAATTTACAAAAAAATAATATAGTAAGTCCTACCCCTATTCAAGAGACAACACTTTCTCATACTTTAGAAGGAATAGACTTAATAGGAAAGGCAAAAACAGGTACAGGAAAGACATTAGCATATCTTCTACCTATGATTCAAAAAATAGATACTTCTTCAAA containing:
- a CDS encoding exodeoxyribonuclease III, translated to MKIYSWNVNGIRAVQKKGFVEWVQSEEPDILCIQETKANVEQLEDTLIHIKGYYSYFHSAKRKGYSGVAVYTKEKPKFVHEKIGIDKFDEEGRILILEYECFTLLNIYFPNGQKDDERLSYKLEFYDFILEYCEKLKKQGKKLVICGDYNTAHKDIDLKNPKANEDRSGFLPIERAWIDKFISYGYIDTFRYIYPETIKYSWWSYRFNARKNNAGWRIDYHFVSDNLINKVKDAQILNEVEGSDHCPVTIDLDL